The Candidatus Methylomirabilota bacterium genome includes a region encoding these proteins:
- a CDS encoding CPBP family intramembrane metalloprotease, whose product MNPDGHIDIAGESDAHSTSPLGATRALLIFAVYIASQFVASVLLGVVVGLTYALSGVQDPDAISVISSSVQGPALVIGLIVSALIVVQMARRFAPGSIKGRSKDGIGWSLGEPAYLLSGLVIGITLGLGYLSVASVLVPPDPEMSRGPLAELAITPGLSQLSWVFIAIIVAPPLEEFLFRGVLFSGIARSWGQSIAALLVTALFVIIHFPETIHYWPSMIAVLLLGITTLLMRIKSESLGPAVTLHVAYNLVLVITVFLIPMG is encoded by the coding sequence GTGAATCCGGACGGACATATCGACATCGCGGGCGAGTCCGACGCCCACTCCACTTCTCCCTTGGGCGCGACACGAGCGCTGCTCATCTTTGCCGTGTACATCGCTTCTCAATTTGTCGCGAGTGTTCTCCTTGGAGTTGTGGTCGGTCTCACCTATGCGCTCAGCGGGGTGCAAGATCCCGATGCAATTTCCGTAATCAGCAGCTCCGTACAAGGCCCCGCTCTTGTTATTGGATTGATCGTCAGCGCGCTGATCGTTGTTCAGATGGCACGGAGGTTCGCCCCCGGATCGATTAAAGGCAGGTCCAAGGACGGTATCGGTTGGTCACTCGGTGAGCCAGCGTATCTGCTGAGTGGGCTGGTCATCGGCATCACTCTTGGTCTTGGGTATCTGTCCGTCGCCTCGGTGCTCGTCCCACCCGATCCGGAGATGTCTCGGGGTCCACTGGCGGAGCTGGCGATCACCCCCGGGCTATCGCAATTATCTTGGGTCTTCATTGCGATCATCGTGGCTCCGCCTCTCGAGGAGTTCCTCTTTCGCGGCGTGCTATTCTCGGGAATCGCGCGATCCTGGGGGCAATCGATCGCCGCGCTGCTGGTGACCGCTCTCTTCGTGATCATCCACTTTCCAGAAACGATCCACTACTGGCCGTCGATGATCGCAGTCCTATTACTTGGGATCACCACACTCCTTATGCGCATCAAATCGGAGTCGCTAGGTCCCGCGGTCACATTACACGTCGCGTACAACCTCGTATTGGTTATTACGGTATTCCTTATTCCAATGGGCTAA
- the lepB gene encoding signal peptidase I encodes MCVGSSWRHTLVRTTILGALVYGICTTVFLPIRVQGDSMLPVYKTGDYGFMNTLAYRWPNPERFDVVGIRMAGKSVMYLKRIIGLPGETVQIHDGIVHVDGQVLSEPHLQRRGHWDLEEQSLSKDEYFVVGDNRAVPMHLHTFGKVKRYRIIGRMW; translated from the coding sequence ATGTGTGTCGGATCGAGTTGGCGCCATACCTTGGTGCGGACTACAATTCTAGGCGCCTTGGTATACGGAATTTGCACGACGGTTTTCCTCCCCATCAGGGTACAGGGTGACAGCATGCTCCCGGTGTATAAAACGGGTGATTACGGCTTCATGAATACCCTCGCCTACCGCTGGCCTAACCCAGAGCGTTTCGACGTTGTCGGCATCCGTATGGCGGGAAAGAGCGTGATGTATCTCAAACGCATTATCGGCTTGCCAGGTGAAACCGTACAGATCCATGACGGTATTGTTCACGTTGATGGACAGGTTCTTTCCGAACCGCATCTTCAACGCAGAGGTCACTGGGACTTGGAAGAACAATCCCTGAGCAAAGATGAGTATTTTGTTGTCGGCGATAACCGAGCAGTGCCCATGCACCTCCATACGTTTGGTAAAGTGAAACGTTACAGAATTATTGGAAGGATGTGGTGA
- a CDS encoding nuclear transport factor 2 family protein, which yields MKNPVAIAAVVLGILVVIWLVYPKNEEYRIRQRLHELADVVSSTQQQRDAARLIHIAGLKEFFTKDVTVQLNGNIPRVKDRNTLLQIAHVALQQEPGLTVAFTDIAVTHDDGTQQARVNTTVVVTGVHSPRAKSVDAQELEMDLLKADGEWRIRGVRPVEVMKLD from the coding sequence ATGAAAAATCCCGTTGCGATAGCCGCAGTCGTACTCGGAATTCTGGTCGTTATTTGGCTTGTCTATCCGAAAAACGAAGAGTATCGCATTCGCCAACGTCTCCACGAGTTAGCCGACGTAGTATCCTCAACGCAACAGCAGAGAGATGCAGCCCGCCTCATTCATATAGCCGGATTAAAGGAATTCTTTACAAAGGATGTAACCGTCCAACTCAACGGCAATATTCCAAGAGTCAAGGATCGCAATACTCTGCTTCAAATTGCACATGTTGCTCTGCAACAAGAACCGGGATTGACCGTTGCTTTCACAGACATTGCCGTGACTCACGATGATGGAACGCAGCAGGCTCGGGTGAATACGACGGTTGTTGTGACAGGGGTCCACAGTCCCAGAGCCAAATCCGTCGATGCGCAGGAACTGGAAATGGACTTGCTGAAGGCCGACGGCGAATGGCGCATCAGGGGCGTCCGGCCTGTGGAGGTCATGAAACTCGATTAA
- a CDS encoding heterodisulfide reductase-related iron-sulfur binding cluster — protein MSSGPVNQTRRQSAFDAADPPEEKKYLECIHCGLCLPTCPTYLEMGNEMDSPRGRIYLIRMADEGKIGITDSFVKHMDACLLCRACETACPSGVQFGSLMEKARGQVERKYKRRLSQKLLRRFILSVFPYPDRVRAMLKLGRSSQRLGLRRLVIHGGLSKSLQIMEELLPPPDEVPADIPLSRVTPAQGTPKFRVGLLTGCVQRVLYPQVNAATVRVLARNGCVVVIPQEQGCCGSLHSHEGGLEPAKAFARKTIDAFEQAKVDYVIANAAGCGSMMKGYPELLKGDPQYAHKAETFGERVRDALQFLHQVGANGRYGPLPLKVTYHDACHLVHGQQIRNEPRALLRSIPGLQLVELKESDFCCGSAGIYNLLEPEYGVRFLERKVDNIVATGAEIVTTANPGCELQIAMGLRKRNITMKVLHPIELLDMAYQAGIAPRS, from the coding sequence GTGTCGTCCGGACCGGTCAACCAGACACGACGTCAAAGCGCTTTCGACGCCGCTGACCCTCCCGAAGAGAAAAAGTATCTCGAGTGCATCCATTGCGGCCTCTGCCTCCCCACCTGCCCGACCTATCTCGAGATGGGCAACGAAATGGATTCCCCCCGGGGCCGGATCTATCTCATCCGGATGGCCGATGAGGGAAAGATCGGCATCACCGACAGCTTTGTCAAACATATGGATGCCTGTCTTCTCTGCCGGGCCTGCGAGACTGCCTGCCCTTCAGGAGTGCAGTTCGGCTCTTTGATGGAGAAGGCGCGGGGCCAGGTGGAGCGGAAATATAAACGGCGGTTGTCGCAAAAACTCTTGCGCCGATTCATCTTATCCGTCTTCCCCTACCCGGATCGGGTACGAGCCATGCTGAAGTTGGGGAGGTCTTCCCAACGGTTGGGACTGCGGAGACTCGTCATCCACGGCGGTCTCTCCAAGAGCCTGCAGATCATGGAAGAACTCTTGCCACCCCCTGATGAGGTTCCGGCGGATATTCCGCTCTCACGCGTGACCCCGGCCCAAGGGACCCCGAAGTTCCGCGTCGGCCTCCTGACCGGCTGTGTCCAGCGGGTCTTGTACCCCCAGGTCAACGCCGCAACGGTCCGGGTCCTGGCCAGGAACGGATGCGTGGTGGTGATCCCGCAGGAACAGGGCTGTTGTGGATCTCTTCACTCCCACGAGGGAGGGTTGGAACCTGCCAAGGCCTTTGCCCGAAAGACCATTGACGCCTTCGAGCAGGCAAAGGTGGACTATGTGATCGCCAACGCCGCCGGCTGCGGATCGATGATGAAGGGCTATCCTGAGCTCCTCAAGGGAGACCCCCAGTATGCCCACAAGGCCGAGACGTTCGGGGAGCGGGTCCGGGATGCGCTCCAGTTCCTTCACCAGGTTGGCGCCAATGGCCGGTATGGCCCACTCCCGCTCAAGGTGACCTACCACGATGCCTGTCACCTGGTTCATGGCCAGCAGATTCGGAACGAACCCCGGGCCCTCTTACGATCCATCCCTGGCCTTCAGCTGGTCGAACTAAAGGAATCGGACTTCTGCTGCGGCTCGGCGGGCATCTACAATCTACTGGAGCCGGAATACGGCGTGCGCTTTCTAGAACGGAAGGTGGATAACATCGTTGCGACCGGAGCCGAGATTGTCACAACGGCCAACCCGGGGTGTGAGCTGCAGATCGCGATGGGCCTCCGGAAGCGCAACATCACGATGAAAGTCCTCCATCCGATCGAGCTCCTCGATATGGCCTATCAGGCGGGGATTGCGCCTCGGTCCTGA
- a CDS encoding FAD-binding oxidoreductase, with product MAHTEWIHALEKVVGADHVISGSEAGTFAVDGKAPRAVVFPRTVEETSSVMAIASEAALKTIPWGAGSQMALGAIPARVDLVVALKHLNHLVDHEWGDMTATVQGGMRLKDFQQALGQHQQFLPLDPPFADQATVGGLLATNASGPRRLLYGTARDLLIATTVVHADGTVTKGGAKVVKNVTGYDMNKLYIGSLGTLGIIAEATFRVYPRIAWEKTWLAPFLTLDHAEEAIAQIMDSSLVPNALELLDKAAARRVTTRAGIGWTDGQYALATSVGSVAEMAVDTQIEEIGRISRKVGSPGGNLLHDEPHHTFWREVRDITPGTNGTAPRHLRAVMKGGVLISKVADAFRVGEEEAKTQGLDLCIVAEAGSGIVRYYVSAEDRSLQEFVEGMVSTVERIRSTCEAQEGSLIILEADAALKTRIDVWGPVRGLEVMQGIKERFDPRQTLNPGRFVGGI from the coding sequence ATGGCGCATACCGAGTGGATACACGCCCTGGAAAAAGTCGTCGGGGCCGATCATGTCATCAGTGGGTCCGAGGCCGGTACTTTCGCGGTAGATGGGAAGGCGCCTCGGGCGGTGGTCTTTCCGAGGACAGTCGAAGAGACCTCCTCTGTCATGGCCATCGCTTCTGAGGCGGCCTTAAAGACCATTCCGTGGGGGGCAGGCTCCCAGATGGCTTTGGGGGCAATCCCCGCGCGGGTCGACCTAGTCGTGGCATTGAAACATCTCAATCACCTTGTGGATCACGAGTGGGGGGATATGACCGCCACAGTCCAGGGAGGTATGCGCCTGAAAGACTTTCAGCAGGCGCTGGGCCAGCATCAGCAGTTTCTCCCCTTGGATCCGCCTTTCGCCGACCAGGCGACGGTGGGCGGTCTTTTGGCGACCAATGCGAGTGGACCCCGCCGCCTCTTGTACGGGACTGCCCGAGACCTCCTCATCGCCACCACAGTGGTCCATGCCGACGGTACCGTCACCAAGGGCGGAGCGAAGGTGGTCAAGAACGTCACCGGCTATGACATGAATAAACTGTACATAGGGTCGCTGGGGACCCTGGGAATCATCGCGGAGGCGACCTTCCGCGTGTATCCCCGAATCGCCTGGGAGAAAACCTGGCTGGCCCCCTTCTTGACCCTGGATCACGCAGAGGAGGCAATTGCCCAGATCATGGACTCCTCCCTCGTCCCGAACGCCTTAGAACTCTTGGATAAGGCGGCAGCCCGGCGCGTCACGACCAGGGCCGGCATCGGGTGGACGGATGGGCAGTACGCCCTGGCGACGTCCGTGGGGAGCGTGGCCGAAATGGCAGTCGATACCCAGATCGAAGAGATCGGTCGGATCAGCCGGAAGGTGGGCAGTCCCGGAGGAAACCTGCTTCATGACGAGCCCCATCATACCTTCTGGCGTGAAGTCCGAGACATCACCCCTGGCACGAACGGCACGGCTCCACGCCATCTTCGGGCCGTCATGAAGGGGGGTGTCCTTATTTCGAAGGTGGCGGACGCGTTTCGCGTGGGAGAGGAGGAGGCAAAGACACAGGGCCTCGACCTCTGCATCGTGGCTGAGGCGGGTTCCGGGATCGTTCGGTACTATGTCAGCGCAGAGGACCGAAGCCTCCAGGAGTTCGTCGAGGGAATGGTGTCAACCGTTGAGCGGATTCGCAGCACCTGTGAGGCCCAGGAGGGAAGCCTGATCATCTTGGAAGCGGACGCCGCGTTGAAGACCCGCATCGATGTCTGGGGACCCGTCAGGGGTTTGGAGGTCATGCAAGGAATTAAAGAGCGGTTTGATCCTCGCCAGACCTTAAACCCCGGGAGATTCGTTGGAGGGATATAG
- a CDS encoding FAD-binding protein, with product MIQGKTRIVRELEKIVGPNAVIHTEEELRVYECDGATIFRALPDMVVLPATTHQVAEIVKVCHRERIYFVPRGAGTGLSGGALASQGGIIIGLNRMIRILETDVPNQRAVVESGVVNVWLAQKISGDGYYYAPDPASQAACTIGGNVAENAGGVHTPKYGVTTNHVLGLEVVLPNGETVEIGGKVLDPPGYDLVGVFVGSEGTFAIATTVTVRILHKPEAVKTLMGIFHNIEDASNAVSGIVARGIIPACLEMMDNLSIQAVEKWAKAGYPMDAGAVLLVELDGPKAEVEALADLVVEVFQAQRVREVRVAKNNEERELLWKGRKAALAAMGQIRPDCYLQDAVIPRTKLPIILKEIEELSQEYGLPVANVFHAGDGNLHPFILYDGRYEEEIRKAVELGARIMTRCIEMGGSITGEHGVGLEKQDFMPLMYTEDDLEAMMKVKCAFNPDQILNPGKIFPTSKSCVEVGQHKRDRIRYEPHRIEREGLAQRF from the coding sequence ATGATTCAAGGCAAGACTCGGATTGTGAGGGAACTCGAAAAGATTGTCGGCCCCAATGCAGTCATCCACACGGAGGAGGAGCTTCGGGTGTATGAGTGCGATGGCGCGACGATCTTCCGAGCCCTGCCGGATATGGTCGTCCTCCCTGCCACCACCCACCAGGTCGCGGAGATCGTCAAGGTGTGTCATCGGGAGCGGATCTATTTTGTCCCGCGCGGTGCCGGGACAGGTCTCTCCGGTGGAGCTTTGGCAAGCCAAGGCGGGATTATCATCGGATTAAATCGGATGATTCGTATCCTCGAGACGGATGTCCCGAATCAACGGGCCGTGGTCGAGTCGGGCGTGGTGAACGTCTGGCTTGCGCAAAAGATCAGTGGCGATGGATATTACTACGCCCCTGACCCCGCTAGCCAAGCCGCGTGTACCATTGGAGGAAACGTGGCTGAGAACGCGGGGGGCGTCCACACCCCCAAGTACGGGGTGACCACCAATCACGTCCTCGGCCTGGAGGTGGTCCTGCCGAATGGTGAAACCGTCGAGATCGGCGGGAAGGTTCTCGATCCTCCAGGCTACGATCTTGTTGGGGTCTTCGTTGGGTCAGAGGGAACCTTTGCCATTGCCACCACGGTCACCGTACGCATCCTGCATAAGCCGGAAGCCGTCAAGACTCTGATGGGGATCTTTCACAACATCGAGGATGCCAGCAACGCCGTCTCGGGCATTGTTGCCCGGGGGATCATCCCCGCCTGCCTCGAGATGATGGATAACCTGAGCATCCAGGCGGTCGAGAAATGGGCGAAGGCCGGTTACCCCATGGATGCCGGGGCGGTGCTTCTCGTGGAGCTGGATGGACCGAAGGCAGAGGTGGAGGCGCTCGCCGACCTCGTCGTCGAGGTCTTTCAGGCACAGCGGGTCCGGGAGGTCCGCGTCGCCAAAAACAATGAGGAACGCGAGCTGCTCTGGAAGGGTCGGAAGGCCGCCTTGGCTGCCATGGGCCAGATCCGCCCAGACTGCTACCTCCAGGACGCGGTCATCCCCCGAACCAAGCTGCCGATCATTCTCAAAGAGATCGAGGAACTCTCTCAAGAGTATGGCCTCCCGGTGGCCAACGTCTTCCACGCCGGTGACGGCAATCTCCATCCCTTCATCCTCTACGATGGCCGCTACGAGGAAGAAATCCGCAAGGCAGTAGAGCTGGGGGCCAGGATCATGACCCGGTGCATCGAGATGGGGGGAAGCATCACGGGCGAACACGGGGTGGGACTGGAGAAGCAGGATTTCATGCCCCTCATGTACACCGAGGATGACCTTGAGGCCATGATGAAGGTCAAGTGTGCCTTCAACCCCGACCAAATCCTCAATCCCGGTAAGATCTTCCCGACCTCTAAGTCCTGCGTCGAGGTGGGACAGCATAAGCGGGACCGGATCCGCTACGAGCCTCATCGGATTGAGAGGGAAGGATTGGCTCAACGCTTTTAA
- a CDS encoding DnaJ domain-containing protein has product MAWRNAATKDYYRVLGVSPEASPEEIKRAYRRLALEAHPDRNPGDRQAEERFKEISEAYGVLVDPEKRRQYDTFRRAGFPPGDAGFRYRQEDIFRDVFTDPTASAIFDELRRDFQRMGFRFDDRFFNQTFFGGRGFVFGGVFVMGPGGSVFSRTFRHRPVETQTQDRPALTGGVLKEAGKRLKKFLTGLLRGDWVTTQGPDQYAELSVTSEEARRGTKKPVAVRRDGRREELLVTVPPGVRTGTRLRLRAKGASGPDRTPGDLYLTIRVEEAS; this is encoded by the coding sequence ATGGCCTGGAGAAATGCAGCGACGAAGGATTATTACCGTGTCCTGGGGGTCTCGCCCGAGGCGAGTCCCGAGGAGATCAAGCGCGCCTACCGTCGCCTGGCCCTCGAGGCCCATCCGGACCGGAACCCGGGAGACCGGCAGGCAGAGGAGCGATTTAAGGAGATCAGCGAGGCCTATGGTGTCCTGGTCGATCCGGAAAAGCGCCGCCAGTATGACACGTTCCGCCGGGCGGGCTTTCCTCCAGGGGATGCGGGGTTCCGCTATCGCCAGGAGGACATTTTCCGGGATGTCTTTACCGACCCGACCGCCAGCGCCATTTTCGACGAGCTCCGTCGAGATTTCCAGCGGATGGGTTTCCGTTTTGATGACCGGTTCTTCAATCAAACGTTCTTCGGTGGCCGTGGATTCGTCTTTGGCGGCGTTTTCGTCATGGGGCCCGGGGGCTCCGTCTTCTCCAGAACTTTCCGGCACCGGCCAGTTGAGACGCAGACGCAGGATCGGCCCGCGCTCACCGGCGGTGTGCTCAAGGAGGCCGGGAAAAGGCTCAAAAAGTTTTTGACAGGTCTCTTGCGGGGAGATTGGGTCACGACCCAGGGACCAGATCAATACGCGGAGCTCTCCGTCACCAGCGAGGAGGCTCGCCGGGGGACGAAGAAACCAGTTGCGGTCCGCCGAGACGGACGGCGGGAAGAGCTGCTGGTGACCGTCCCTCCCGGGGTTCGAACGGGCACCCGCTTGCGTCTTCGGGCGAAGGGCGCCTCTGGACCCGACAGGACTCCGGGAGACCTCTATCTCACTATTCGCGTCGAAGAGGCATCCTAA
- the lipA gene encoding lipoyl synthase, whose translation MACDGRLSLVSPLQVARKPQWLKVRAPGGENFVRLKGLMRTLNLHTVCEEARCPNIGECFQNLTVTFMILGDICTRRCGFCAVTHGRPTGLDQEEPHRVAQAVKVMGLEHAVVTSVNRDDLPDGGAGIFAATIRRIRETSPGCTVEVLIPDFKGNWQALESVLVAKPDILNHNTETVPRLYRQARAGAKYERSLELLERARRFDSTVLTKSGLMLGLGEEREELLATMHDLARVGCDILTLGQYLRPTMHHLPVVRYVHPDEFRELKVTGEAIGFKHVESGPLVRSSYHAGQQARALEDWTPSPSEKFA comes from the coding sequence ATGGCCTGCGATGGAAGACTCTCCTTAGTCAGCCCGCTCCAGGTGGCTCGAAAGCCGCAGTGGCTGAAGGTTAGAGCCCCCGGCGGTGAAAACTTTGTGCGTCTCAAGGGATTGATGCGGACGCTGAACCTGCACACGGTCTGCGAGGAGGCCCGGTGTCCGAACATTGGCGAGTGCTTCCAGAATCTGACCGTGACTTTTATGATCCTGGGCGATATCTGCACCAGGCGCTGTGGATTCTGTGCGGTGACGCATGGGCGGCCGACGGGCCTGGATCAAGAAGAGCCTCACCGGGTTGCTCAGGCGGTCAAGGTCATGGGGCTGGAGCATGCGGTAGTCACCTCGGTGAACCGGGACGATCTGCCTGACGGGGGGGCGGGCATCTTCGCCGCCACGATCCGTCGGATCCGGGAGACTTCCCCAGGCTGCACGGTCGAAGTGCTCATCCCGGATTTCAAGGGAAACTGGCAGGCGCTGGAGTCCGTTCTGGTGGCGAAACCGGATATCTTGAATCATAACACCGAGACGGTTCCCCGCCTCTACCGGCAGGCGCGAGCCGGGGCGAAGTATGAGCGGTCGCTCGAGCTGCTGGAACGGGCCAGGCGGTTCGACAGCACCGTCCTGACCAAGTCCGGCCTCATGTTGGGCCTGGGTGAGGAGCGGGAAGAGCTTCTCGCCACCATGCACGACCTGGCCCGAGTCGGCTGTGACATCCTCACCCTCGGACAGTACCTCCGGCCGACCATGCATCATCTGCCGGTTGTGCGTTACGTTCATCCCGATGAGTTTCGGGAGCTCAAGGTGACCGGGGAGGCGATTGGCTTCAAGCATGTGGAGTCGGGGCCGCTGGTTCGCAGTTCGTATCATGCCGGTCAGCAGGCCCGAGCCCTTGAAGACTGGACCCCCTCTCCCTCCGAAAAGTTCGCATGA
- a CDS encoding NADH-quinone oxidoreductase subunit C gives MSPNQLSSPDAHPAVCLLREDFPGAVQEAVSFQDEVTITVDREAIVPICRFLKEEAELRYDFLADLCGVDWQGKREPRFEVVYNLYSIPRADRIRVKIRVPEEEEVPSVTGVWPTANWHEREVFDMFGLRFTGHPDLQRILMPEDWEGYPLRKDYPVEEMPRWWEVNKP, from the coding sequence ATGAGCCCGAATCAGCTTAGCTCCCCAGATGCCCATCCAGCGGTATGTCTCTTGCGTGAGGATTTTCCGGGGGCGGTTCAGGAGGCCGTCTCCTTTCAGGACGAGGTCACGATTACCGTCGACCGGGAGGCGATCGTCCCCATCTGCCGCTTCCTGAAAGAGGAGGCGGAGCTCCGATATGACTTCCTGGCCGATCTCTGTGGTGTGGACTGGCAGGGAAAACGGGAACCGAGGTTTGAGGTGGTCTATAACCTCTATTCGATCCCGCGCGCGGATCGGATCCGGGTGAAGATCCGGGTGCCCGAGGAGGAGGAGGTCCCCTCGGTGACCGGTGTGTGGCCGACTGCCAACTGGCACGAGCGGGAAGTCTTTGATATGTTCGGGCTCCGCTTTACGGGGCATCCCGACCTGCAACGGATCCTCATGCCAGAGGACTGGGAAGGATATCCCCTCCGCAAGGATTATCCGGTGGAAGAGATGCCCCGGTGGTGGGAAGTGAATAAGCCGTAA
- the nuoI gene encoding NADH-quinone oxidoreductase subunit NuoI — protein MITAIAKGMFTTFKHMFRKEVTVPYPEERLPVAPRFRGLHFLVVDDDGLERCVGCELCAVACPADAIYIEAAENTDEERHSPGERYAKVYMIHMFRCIFCGYCEEACPEDAIFLGKEYEMETYTRDGFIYDKNKLNLNVLEAAKQRPEVLDRLHEDLSKYHG, from the coding sequence ATGATTACCGCCATTGCGAAAGGGATGTTCACCACCTTCAAGCACATGTTCCGGAAGGAGGTGACCGTCCCTTACCCTGAAGAACGGCTCCCCGTTGCTCCTCGGTTTCGGGGACTCCACTTTCTGGTGGTCGATGACGACGGCCTGGAGCGGTGTGTCGGGTGTGAGCTCTGTGCAGTGGCCTGTCCCGCGGATGCCATTTACATCGAGGCGGCAGAGAATACCGACGAGGAGCGCCACTCACCCGGTGAGCGGTACGCCAAGGTTTACATGATCCACATGTTCCGGTGCATCTTTTGCGGATATTGTGAAGAGGCCTGTCCTGAGGACGCCATCTTTCTGGGGAAAGAATACGAGATGGAAACTTACACCCGGGATGGCTTCATCTACGACAAGAACAAGCTCAATCTCAATGTTCTGGAGGCAGCAAAGCAGCGGCCCGAAGTGCTGGATCGGCTGCACGAGGACCTGTCCAAATACCACGGGTAG
- a CDS encoding 2,3-bisphosphoglycerate-independent phosphoglycerate mutase — protein sequence MDLETLKNLAVKAETKIVLLVLDGLGGLPGEPGGPTALEAARTPNLDALAAGGVTGLVDPVGVGITPGSGPGHLALFGYDPVKYLIGRGVLEALGIDLELSPNDVAARGNFCTIDETGRVTDRRAGRLTTELCTELSAVLDSIRVEGAEVVVRPVKEHRFVVLFREQGLSDQLTESDPQRLKEAPLKVEARVPEAERTAGIVNAFIKQAQVLLKEKHPANMILLRGFAKHPNLCTFQELYQLRAAAIAVYPMYRGLGKLAGMEALATGPTVKEEFEVLRQHWQVYDFFYLHVKGTDSAGEDGNFAGKVAVIEDVDREIPTLVGLRPDVVVVSGDHSTPAALKSHSWHPVPLLLASRWCRPDGVQEFSERGCLQGGLGRLFGKQILPLALAHAERLTKFGA from the coding sequence ATGGATCTCGAGACGCTGAAGAATCTGGCAGTTAAGGCAGAGACCAAGATCGTTCTCCTCGTTCTGGATGGTCTGGGTGGGTTGCCCGGGGAACCGGGAGGTCCCACAGCCCTCGAGGCGGCGCGGACTCCCAACCTGGATGCGCTCGCTGCGGGGGGCGTAACAGGGCTCGTGGACCCGGTCGGCGTCGGGATCACGCCCGGCAGTGGCCCGGGTCACCTGGCTCTTTTCGGCTACGACCCGGTGAAATACCTGATCGGCCGGGGGGTGCTCGAGGCCCTGGGAATTGACCTTGAGCTCTCCCCGAATGACGTCGCCGCCCGGGGCAACTTCTGCACCATCGACGAGACGGGACGGGTCACCGATCGCCGGGCCGGGCGGCTCACCACCGAGCTCTGCACCGAGCTCTCAGCCGTGCTGGACAGCATCAGGGTCGAAGGCGCCGAGGTGGTCGTCCGCCCGGTCAAGGAGCACCGGTTTGTGGTCCTGTTCCGGGAGCAGGGGCTCTCGGATCAGTTGACCGAGTCGGACCCGCAGCGGCTTAAGGAGGCCCCACTGAAGGTCGAGGCGAGGGTCCCCGAGGCGGAGCGGACCGCAGGAATCGTTAATGCCTTCATCAAACAGGCACAGGTTCTGCTGAAGGAGAAGCACCCCGCCAACATGATTCTCCTTCGGGGCTTTGCCAAGCATCCCAACCTGTGCACCTTTCAAGAGCTGTATCAGCTGCGGGCTGCGGCCATCGCGGTCTATCCCATGTACCGGGGGCTGGGAAAGCTGGCCGGGATGGAAGCGTTAGCGACTGGACCAACGGTGAAAGAAGAGTTTGAGGTCCTGCGGCAGCACTGGCAGGTGTACGATTTCTTCTACCTGCACGTCAAGGGGACCGACAGCGCCGGGGAGGATGGGAATTTTGCAGGCAAGGTGGCGGTTATTGAAGATGTAGACCGTGAGATTCCAACGCTTGTGGGGCTCAGGCCGGATGTGGTGGTGGTCAGCGGAGACCACTCCACCCCGGCAGCCCTGAAGTCCCACAGCTGGCATCCGGTTCCCCTGCTGCTCGCGTCCCGATGGTGCCGGCCGGATGGAGTGCAGGAGTTTTCAGAGCGGGGATGTCTCCAGGGAGGTCTGGGACGTCTTTTCGGAAAGCAGATTCTCCCCTTGGCGTTAGCCCATGCGGAGCGCCTGACCAAGTTTGGGGCCTGA